In Deinococcus radiophilus, a single genomic region encodes these proteins:
- a CDS encoding SWIM zinc finger family protein: protein MVAADLRTASNCNCPSRKFPCRHALDLLVSSDGVHGCPQQNCVKP from the coding sequence CGCCGATCTCCGCACGGCCAGCAACTGCAATTGCCCCAGCCGAAAATTCCCTTGTAGGCACGCCCTGGACTTGCTCGTCTCATCAGACGGAGTCCATGGCTGCCCACAGCAGAATTGTGTCAAGCCGTAG